The nucleotide window TTCTCACGATCATACATGactttgatcatggcaagacataaAAATTTTACTACTTcgagtggttataatttcttactaattccattagagttataatcaaaatttattgtatttgcttgtatttaaaatcaatttatagAATAATAGAGAAAAATACGGTAAAATAcataccttaaatccagaatttaatcatgaaggaagttcacgtaacaattgacaatcattatgctcaatcccaaagcttctactcaattggttagagtctcgtgctaataacgtgttatgaaacaataaaagaagaagaagagtattgcaaagaaaagtagagagagagaattcttattgatttgggatcaattacaatggaatagaaccctctatttgtagggaaaaagtgacttagccaccaagtaacaaaccctagaatctctttagaatatagacattcaccttaaatacaattttatttataacaatacctttttattttgtaaaaaataatgGAGTTGTAGCCATTTTATTTTTTACTGATTTGActcgaaaataaaaatacataattaaaataaatagatattatatttaaagaaaataaataacagaTCATACACAACTAGTACTCCATTATTTTTGCTAAAAGTTTCTATTTGGCTAAAATGATGGAGTTCCAATTAAACTTTTACATATTTAgcccaaaaaaaagaagaaatatgcaCTTGAAACAAACATACATTATATCTatagaagaaattaaaaagaataaaagttAGAGTACATTATATAACAAGATGAAGCAAGAAAAAATACATAATTGTAATAAATAGGCGAAATGACTTCCTAGCCATTTAAACTTGTAAGGCTTTTGAAAGCCGATACACAAACTTTGGACTTTCCCATTTGAATACTCAAACTCGTGAAACCCTTAACTAATAAACATATTTGACCATTGACCCTACGCGCGTGTATTACACATTTACAGACGTGTCTATCCAGTCAGCAAATGACCAATGAGATTGTTACACGTCAAGGGAAACAAACCCCATAGATGTGCTGGaataaatttattaatttctactttttcttctattttccttattttcttcttcaCCATAGCTGTGCAACTTTTACCTGATGGGGACGGAGCAAAACGATGACGCTGCCTGAATCGTCCAACATCTTTGCAAACTCCAAACCCTGTTCTCTGTTGCTACAAACTTCACTATAGATCTCAACAAATTTAGAGTACGAAATGGAGTTCATCGGCATATCTCTAAGTCTCAATCTCACTTTCTCCAACTGAGAAaacctcaatttttttttagcATCATTCACTGTAATTCTCCCCATCGTCCCCCCTAGAAAATTCGCCGTCTCCGTCGTTGGAGCCGGTGGAGCTAGGCCTTCAAATCTAATCCTTTCTCCAGTAACATTCATAGACCTCAATTTTTCTCTCAATTATCTCCCATAGGAATTGATAAAAATTCTGGCAGTTTAGCTGCATGGTTGATTTCTCTTTTTTGGAGGAACCGGCAGAATAAGGCGGAGTCAATAAACTCAGCcaccattttcttcttcttttttggttttGCTTATAGCttctgtttttttattttattttaaaatctttttaatGAATAATAACAATTACATGTGCCATTTGAATGTGACTTGTACGCACTATGTCCACGTAAGATAAGCTATCGCCACATAAGCATGGTCAATGGTCAAAGGTGTTTATTAGTTATAGGTTTCACGAGTTTGAGTGTTTAAATGGGAAAGATGAAAGTTTGTGTATCGGCTTTCAAAAGCCCTACAAATTTAAGTGGTAATTTCGCCAATAAATTATTATATATGACTATATGcaattaaaagctaaaaataaCCTACTTGTAAGCTGATAAAAAGGGAGTTTTTTTTGGGTATTCCGCCTTCctaaaatgacaaaaggactaaaaatggagaaaatgCAGAAAGAGCCATCGTCAAAGTCCAGCAGAGCAATGGAGGAAAAGGTAACAGCAGAAGCGATTTGGAACAAAGAAACAGTGCCAAAAGTGATGAAAATAGTGAGTACCAGACTCCCCCAAAGAGAACTCATCAATCTTCTATTTGTTAGCCCTTGGATTCACCACACTCTTCATTCACATCCCTCTCTCTGGCTGGTTAGTTCAGTTCTTTATTTACATGTATATATTTAAtctctttattaaaaaaataccaatttcCTTATGTGGGGTTGTATTGTTTTGGTGTTTTTTGCTTTTCTCTTACAGGTTCTTGATTTTCATGAGATGAGTAATGCTGGCAATCGCCTTGTTTCAGCTCTTTCGTTggtttgtttcctttttcttcccttttcttcctttttcttttgtgggTTAGTTATCATGCTGGATAAGAACCGGAAATCACTTGGTCTTAGCACCTTCATCTTAAATGCTCACCACTAGGCTAGGTTTCATTGCCTTCTTTCTACCTTTTTTGTCAAGCAATAGGAACACTAGTAGGAACTAGATCCATCTGGTGCAGATACTAGTGAGGATAATACTgattaggtgatttcttcccatttgCCCAAACCTTGGCGGGCGAGTTACCTGGTTCTTGGGTTGGTGGGAGGTAGCAAGTACCCCGTGGAATAATTGAGGTGTGCGCAAACTGGTCTGGATACCACTTTCATCCCAAAAAAGTGATGTCTGAGTTGGACATAAAACCGTACATTGACAAAGGCGGCAGATGTTTGTCTTAGCCTCCATCTTAACTGATAACCAGGCCAGTCTTCATTGGTTTATGTGATATCTATTAAGTTAGTGACGAAAAGAAGCAATATATGAGAATGGGTTTCTTTAATTTAGGGAGACAGGTCTTTTATTTGTCTTATATTTTGTTTTTGCAGCCTAGATATCGCAATGTGAAGCATATCAACCTTGAGTTTGCACAGGATATTGAAGACAAGCAACTGGAAATTGTTAAAAGCAAGGTGGGATTTGCAAAGTCATATAAATTAGCATGTTTTcatagtttcttctttaatttccaGTCAGTACAAATTCCGATGTGGAGGCTGCCTCATTTGATTAGCACCTTTGACCTTATTATTTACCACCATCTACTTGGAACCATTTTATAATCCTCAGAAAGTTAGAAGTAATCTTTTTCCTTGTTATCTTAACAGCTTAGATCTTATCATCTAATGGAAATAACTAAAAGTTTGCTTAATCCTTGTAATATGTGGTAATAAATAACTTTTAATGTGTCCTGCATGGTACTCTTTTTGTCACAGAAAATATGATGTTTCCGTGGTGTCATAAATCTGCAGTGTGGGAATTCCCTTTTAAATCTGGAGATTCTAAATCTAAATGGCTGTCAAAGGATCTCTGACAAGGGAATCGAAGTAGTGACAAGTATTTGTCCTAGACTGAAGGTCTTTTCCATTTATTGGAATGTAAGGTATCTCAATCTTCATCTAATGCTCTTTCCTAATTTATTATATAGCTGATGCATGACCAAAGAGATTTAATTTGTCACCTGCAATTTTTGGATAAGCTTTTAGGGTAACAGATGTTGGCATTACTCATCTGGTCAAGAACTGCAGATCAGTGGTGGATTTGAACTTAAGTGGCTGCAAGGTGCATGTATTTCTAATTTGTTATACATATGTTTCAGTATTATTTTATGAGCATGTCTTGCATCAACCTCCAGAAGCACCTGTTCCTAGGTGTGAGACCATGGTGATATAATTGTTAACAGAAGGACGAGATACACCTAAAATCAAAACGAAGGAAGTTGCTTTGAAAGACCTACAATTTCTTCGAATTCATGCAGACTTAACAAAAAATAGGGAACAACAGAAGAAAAGGATCCATACAAGCGATACCAATTAGTTGGGCTTAAGGCTTAGTCATGTTAGTATGCTCACTTTAGGTCCAATGTTGGCTAGCAGTCTTTTTAATCTTGTTAGATATTTGTGTGCTAGAGAAAATGCAGAGAACATCTAGTGTTAGAGAACCTAAATATTTGATATTTGATAAAGACCGGCCTAAATGGAGCGACATGGATATGATGATTCATATAGTCAATCCCAACTAGGTGGGCTTGAAACATAGTTATTATTGTTGTATAAATCGACTTTAGTGTTCTTGTAAATTATTGTTCTTGTCTAAAATGCTTAAGACTTCATTTTTTTTTGGGTAAAGTAAATATCTCTATTGATGTTGGGAGAAAAAAGACCCCATATATAAGCAGTATACCAAAAAAGTAAAGAACCTAAACTGAAATATGGTTCTCTAATAAAAGCCACCCAATCATCTATACAAGTAGGGACCTGGTGGCTTCACCAAAACAAACTGAAAACACGGGGTTATTACTCAAGTACACAGTGTCATTCTCGACCTGGTGGGCTGCCAGAGTTTGGGTTTTGGACAGCGATTCTGGCAAAAGGTTCTGGTATTTTCCATGGTACAATCTGTGGTTAAAACTAAGTAGTGAAGTGAGTTCTAGGGGGTGAAAGAAAGGAGAGGGAGAGAACATTTACTGGCCCAAAACGGCGATCATTTTTCTGGCCGGCCGTGACTAAATCCGAGATTCCCCCGTTTCTTCTAAAAAACGGAGAAGAAAAGATAGCTGCTTCTTCTTCGTTGGGACCCCTCCCCTGCTTTTTCTTTTTCGTTCAGATCCctccctctttttcttttcagaTCCCATACCCCTAACCTGCCTCCggcttctttttcattttcacgGCGACTTCTTCTAATAGTGGAAGTTTTTTGCCATGGTAGCAATTAGCCATGGGCTTATATATGAtttggttttcaagttctttCATTATTTATTCTTGGATGTTTATCAATTAGGATTAAATAGGAATGGGAGTTGGTAAATGATCTAAGAAAAGTGAGGAAGAAGGAGGGTGAAAAGGACAAAAAAGCAAGAGAAAAGTGTAATTTTATGTCATTTACACGCTTAAATGTATGTGGAAAACACTGTTTTCTATGTCAGCCTGAGGTGTTTACGAGAGTGTCTAAATGGTCCCTAGCTAAGTTGGAGTGCCTGACAATTCTTGCCAAGTTTAAGGGGCTATCTAATGATAATAGCATTTGATGCGAGCTCCATGCATCTAAGGCTTGACACTTGTGCAACATAGGATACACTCAAAAACTCTCTGTCTCCCTAAACCAACCTGATGCCATTATGTACTACATTCACTAGAACTTTATCATGTCCCTATTTACCTTATTGTAAAGTTCAATAGGAGCCTAGATAAAATAAGTTAGTTTTAATTTGCTCTTCAGTTATACAAGACAAATATGCTGAGGTGTTTGTGAAGTTCACTTCAAAACATTTCAACTTCTTCCTTTGCCTTTTTCTTTAGTGGTAAGTATAATGATCCAATTCTTATTTTGCTTGGCTGCTGTGTCAGTCTGTGAGTTCTACCCCCTACATTCATTATCTTTGCCCTGAGCTGCAGGTGCTTTTCAACAGTTTAAGTTTGCAATATGCAAACAAGCTGCACTTGTTTCTCGTTATGCAAATCCTCTGACTTCCATTCAATCTATACTCTTTTGTGCTGAAGATCGTCTCACTTTGTTGATATGCTATGCAGAATATTACAGATAAAAGTTTGCATCTTGTTGCTGACAATTATCAAGAAATGGAGTCCTTGAACATCACTAGGTTGGAGATTTTCTCTCAATTTGCAAAAGATTGTtctgagagagaaagaaaaagaaaaaaaatgttaagGAAGAGTTGTTTTCAAATGTTATAGCATCTCTGGGATAGAAGTGTGCTCTTTCTTGGCTTTAGGCATTCGTCTGTTTTATGGTGATGGTCTGATATCGATAAACCTCCCTTTCTCTAAAAGGATACTTATAATTGAGTATCGTTAGAGTATTGCTAATTGTTTGGTCTTTATAACCTTTTTGAGAGGGAATAGATACAATTACGTCTTCTTGATTGTACTGATTTTGTTAGATGTGATTAGGTGCATCAAGCTGACAGATTCTGGTTTGCAACGGATTTTGCTGAAGTGCTCTTCTCTTCAGAGTTTGAACCTTTATGCCCTTTCCACGTAACcacttatttcattttgatatacctgtcaaaaaaatattttccgttttattgtatgtcatgtgtgtatGCACCTTTCTATCTCTCAAAGATATACTGCAAATTTGCATGTGTTGTTTGATATCCTAATAAGACAAGCTGCTTCCTTTCTTACTTGCAGTTTAACAGATGAAGCTTATAAGAAGATATCTCTTTTGCCTCATCTTACATTCCTGGATCTCTGTGGTGCTCAGGTATAATCTTCAGCATTCTCGCGAACTGTTTTTTTTCCGTGCATTATGCTATTGCTTGGTGCAATGATGAAATTGTTTATGTGACATTGTATTAACTCAAGTTGTCCTTCAGAATCTAACAGATGATGGGCTTTCTTGTATAGCCATGTGCAAAAACCTGGTGTCTCTCAATTTGACATGGTATGTAACACAgttatattttaattttcatcTGGAGCAGAAGGAGATATAGTAGTATGTTCTTGGACTGATATCTATTGGCATTGACAGGTGCGTACGAGTCACTGATGTTGGGGTCATAGCAATAGCTCAAGGCTGCAGCTCTCTTGAATTCCTAAGGTAAATCTGGACCTAAAATTATCATTAAAAATAGGAGACGGAGATGGCCTATGATATGTTACTTCACCACCTCCACAAAATTGACAAATATTCAATTTTATGAACTAATTGAGATAGGGATGTCCTGCTTTTGGATGTTTGAACGTTTGCCTAGTCATTGGACCTCCAGCTTAACCAATAATAAAACATAAAGTATAGTTGCTATTGACTGCAGATTTGTTTGAAAATTAATTAATGAACTGGTGTCCCATTTCGGTAACGGACTAAGCTCATGACCTTCCAGCTATATGATTGTgctatatttatttaatttcttttttttgctGCTCCTGCAGTTTATTTGGGATACTTGGGGTATCTGACAAGTGCTTGGAGGTACTTTCTAGCTTTTGTTCCGATACACTTACAACCCTTGATGTAAATGGCTGCACCAATATAAAGGTACAGAATATCTTTAGAATCTCCAGCCATGCTACCACCTTTGTTTCCTAGAACATTGGCTCATAAAATCGCATGTGATAAAGTTGGAAAACAACTGGATTGTGCTATTACCAATTAAGCCTTTCATCTTTCGATATGGTTTGCACAGTAGGTTTTCTAAGTTTATCACTTGGTCGGCTGGAGACCTTTCACATTTTTCTCGTATCGCCCCATGATTCATATGATTGTTCTTACTATGCTGGTACATCACTTTGTAGAATCGCAGCCGTGATCAACTGCTTAAGTTATTCCCCAACCTGACGTGCTTCAAAGTGCATAGCTAAGTTGTCATTTTGTCGATGATTTCATCTGCTCTTCTCTAGTGACTATCTCAGCTAGCTCAGAGTTAGTGAAAGAAACTGATGCCAAATGCCAAATTGCTAAAGGATACAATGAGCCGTTGATTTATTACCAACAGGAGAAAAGGAACGAAGAGGGAAGTTTACCTGCTTATACGAAAGATAAAACAGGGTAACTTGGCATGCTTTGGGTGCCACTTAGTGTATCATCTTTTCATGGTGGAGAATTTTTTAATTCCTTCATACGCTCACTCAATATGGTTAGCTCTTATATGATCCAGGCTGATGCATTTTCTATAAATGTATGTTCGCAGCATGAATTTATGGCTTTTTTGAATTCCTAAACTTTAAGCGCTTCGTGTAGCTACGCATGTTTTATGGAGAATCATGTAATCTTGAATTGGTCCAATGTGTATCATACTCTAAGCTTCTTTTATTTATCAGAATTTGTGATAAATCCTCCTTTCAAATGTAAGGAAAGGGGTATCATGATGAAGTCCTCTTACTTAAGAGTGGCTGTTCTAATATTTCCTTAGAGTGAGTCTGTGACAAACAAAGTGATGAGAAAAGATGATAAGCTTGAACGTGATTGACATACTATTGTGCAGGATAAAGGATCAAAGCTGGCATATAAAAGTGTATCTTTTGCTAAATCACACTAACAATTATTAGGAGGCAAAGTGCAGCACCACCATCTCTCCTTACAACATGCCATTTCCTTTTGCTAATACTTGAACTTGACTGAGTATCTGCGATGACCAAATCATCAACAACATAAATATGAACGGTTGGAGTTTCAAGATTGTTTTACTAAACATTAGGAAAGGTTGACGACATCAAAAAGCAAGTCAAGCAAGTCACTGAGTGAAGACTGAAGTGATTGGTAATAATACTTAGTTTCACTGTGAGTAACAACTCAAGGTTTTTACACTTGAAGATACTGAGATATTGACAATTGCATATTTATTTGCATTGCACGTAGTGTTCAACTTGTGTATTACAAAATTACTTTCTTGCACTTCTACCTCTTAGCACTGTtcctttcttttccttattttgagTGAATCCGCTTTTCTCTACTTGGAAAATGGATTTAGGAGGCAATCAAAATTAACCCTCCAACTACATGCATTGCAGTCAGAGATTAAATACATATATCACCTTTGATTAACTGTCTGAAATAATGTCCCTTATCACATTTTTGTTTCAACCTAATTATTCTAAAGAGAATGACTCATATTATATTCTCCGGCAACTATGATTTACCTTACCATCATGGTTATACCAATTTTCTAATCTTGTGTCTATAAAAGCTATATTGTAAAGAAAGATTATATACTAGCAGACTTCCCCTAATAGTATGTTTGGTTCAAAAAGTTTTTGCAACTCTCTCTTGAAAATCCTTTTCCCTGTCCTATTTCCTTTTCCACAAAATTAAGATATTCTGTGATTTCAAAATTTGAGATTGTTAATTTATAGTGCCTATACACAAGATGGGTTGAATTTCCCGATTTTCGCTAAACTGAATGTAAAGTGTTGAATTTAAAGAACACAAGCAATTTTATATGGAAAACCTCATTGTTCATGGGCGTAGAAATCACGATCTATTTTTCTCAAAACTGCACTAAGAACAATAGATGTtttaggttacaactcaataatCAAAGAGACTATAAACTCTAGCATCTTAACCCATACAATTAATCCAATTATAGCTAACTCTACCcttgaatttcaaaataaattcacAAAATTTGATAACCTACAAATACACTTTTCAAAAGCAGAACAAGTTACAACTAAAGAACAATGAATCAAGACTCAATAACTAAAGAACTAGACAACTTCATTTTCAAACTAGGTTCTTCACTTGTGCGGCTTGAATTCTTGAGAGCACCTTCTTGCTATAATTGGTATTTGTTAAGAGCAATTTGCTGTGTTTTTGCAAAATAGCATTGGAGGCAATAAAAACATTGTGATG belongs to Nicotiana tabacum cultivar K326 chromosome 6, ASM71507v2, whole genome shotgun sequence and includes:
- the LOC107824559 gene encoding F-box protein At3g58530 isoform X2, with protein sequence MTKGLKMEKMQKEPSSKSSRAMEEKVTAEAIWNKETVPKVMKIVSTRLPQRELINLLFVSPWIHHTLHSHPSLWLVLDFHEMSNAGNRLVSALSLPRYRNVKHINLEFAQDIEDKQLEIVKSKCGNSLLNLEILNLNGCQRISDKGIEVVTSICPRLKVFSIYWNVRVTDVGITHLVKNCRSVVDLNLSGCKNITDKSLHLVADNYQEMESLNITRCIKLTDSGLQRILLKCSSLQSLNLYALSTLTDEAYKKISLLPHLTFLDLCGAQNLTDDGLSCIAMCKNLVSLNLTWCVRVTDVGVIAIAQGCSSLEFLSLFGILGVSDKCLENRSRDQLLKLFPNLTCFKVHS
- the LOC107824559 gene encoding F-box protein At3g58530 isoform X1, producing the protein MTKGLKMEKMQKEPSSKSSRAMEEKVTAEAIWNKETVPKVMKIVSTRLPQRELINLLFVSPWIHHTLHSHPSLWLVLDFHEMSNAGNRLVSALSLPRYRNVKHINLEFAQDIEDKQLEIVKSKCGNSLLNLEILNLNGCQRISDKGIEVVTSICPRLKVFSIYWNVRVTDVGITHLVKNCRSVVDLNLSGCKNITDKSLHLVADNYQEMESLNITRCIKLTDSGLQRILLKCSSLQSLNLYALSTLTDEAYKKISLLPHLTFLDLCGAQNLTDDGLSCIAMCKNLVSLNLTWCVRVTDVGVIAIAQGCSSLEFLSLFGILGVSDKCLEVLSSFCSDTLTTLDVNGCTNIKNRSRDQLLKLFPNLTCFKVHS